The following are encoded together in the Bradyrhizobium sp. CCGUVB1N3 genome:
- a CDS encoding Hsp20/alpha crystallin family protein: MQPKNPLDWMLSEALEQLNRGERLRQQFGRQESCWEPPIDVLETDRELLILVALPGVDPDNVETVIHDGVLVISGRRTLPPELRNARIHRLELPQGRFERRIALPTGRYAISRFVMDGCVALRLAKSA, encoded by the coding sequence ATGCAACCCAAAAATCCCCTCGACTGGATGCTTTCCGAAGCCCTGGAGCAGCTCAACCGCGGCGAGCGGCTGCGCCAGCAGTTCGGCCGCCAGGAGTCCTGCTGGGAGCCGCCGATCGACGTGCTGGAGACCGACCGGGAGCTCCTGATCCTCGTCGCCCTTCCCGGCGTCGATCCCGACAATGTCGAAACGGTGATCCATGACGGCGTGCTCGTCATCTCGGGCCGGCGCACGCTGCCGCCGGAGCTGCGCAACGCCCGCATTCACCGGCTCGAGCTGCCGCAAGGGCGTTTCGAGCGCCGCATTGCCTTGCCTACGGGGCGCTATGCCATCAGCCGTTTCGTGATGGATGGCTGCGTCGCGTTGCGCCTCGCCAAATCCGCTTGA